One Streptomyces sp. ML-6 genomic region harbors:
- a CDS encoding PRC-barrel domain-containing protein — protein MGGIVQSDIDPRSLIGRKAFDRRGTKIGTVDEVYLDDATGVPEWAAVRTGLFSRDAFVPLEPSEFVDDTLRVPFDRALIKDAPDFGVGRHLSPEQELQLYRHYGLDSPPEAVGPDRDFGRLAGQEE, from the coding sequence ATGGGAGGGATCGTGCAGAGCGACATCGATCCGCGCAGCCTGATCGGCCGCAAGGCATTCGACCGCAGGGGCACCAAGATCGGAACCGTGGACGAGGTGTACCTCGACGACGCGACCGGTGTGCCCGAATGGGCGGCCGTACGTACCGGACTCTTCAGCCGGGACGCGTTCGTCCCGCTGGAACCCAGCGAATTCGTGGACGACACGCTCCGTGTCCCCTTCGACCGCGCGCTGATCAAGGACGCGCCCGACTTCGGTGTCGGCCGCCACCTCTCACCGGAACAGGAGCTCCAGCTCTACCGGCACTACGGTCTGGACTCCCCGCCCGAGGCGGTCGGCCCCGACCGGGACTTCGGCAGGCTGGCGGGCCAGGAGGAGTAG